taattagatgttttttaaattatttaattatgGACTGCTCAGTGCAAAATGATGTATATTAGCTGCTAATGAAATAGTATTTTTGAGTGTTTTTAAACTTCTATTTCTCTATGCACATTTGTGTCCTGTGCTTATGTCCCTGAAATAGGACCCCCAGGGCAGCTAACATTAGGTTGGAAATTAGTCACACGTTAGTCCCACTAATATCCTAAATTAGCCAAGATtaacttgccccattgatttcagtgggactaaagtATGCCTAGATTCAACCAcagtaaaactaattaaaacaaccaacaaaccaCTGATACCAACAGTAACAACATAAATTACTGAATGGAAAGCAAAACTGATGGCAGCAGCTGAAACCAAGCCTATTGAAAAAGCAGCAGGCCTGTAGGCCAAATtcgcttcattcccccccccccctcccgggagCCTGTTGTGCCCTCTGAACTCTGCTCCTGAGAGTTTGGGAAGGCCAAACTCAGGAGGTGCAGTGGCTTGCTATGGAGAAAGAGGGAATCAACAAAGCTCCCTCCACCACCAGCAGGACCCTCTGCTTGGAATTCAGTTCCTTCCCAAAACTGAGGGAGCCATCGGACTTGGAGCTGCCCCTATAGGTGCAGGGATTTTATATACCTGAAGCTGGGATTTTATTCTCTGAGGGTTGATCCTATCCAACTACTAGGTAAAGCTACCCAGTTTAACTTTTCAATCTAGTACAGCATTTAACAAAGTACAGCTTTGTTCACATGAAGACTGTCTACTTTCTCTCTGTGGTCCACTGGTAAAAGGAGCCTGTGTGCTTAACCTGGGACGGAAACAGCTGAATTTTATATTTTCGAAAATGAGGGAtccaacatttccccccatttctccctGCCAGCAACCCTAGGGGCAGCTCCAAGGCCAACCTGTATCCCTCAGATGACCTGCTAGAGCctgatttgaatgtctgcaggcccctcctcccccacttcatcTTGTGACTCTGGACATGGAGACACTAtgacttcaccatcaagtcaGTTCTTCCCCCCTTCAATGTGCTTTTTGTATCATCATTCCTGAAGAGGTCTGAAGATTttgaaagtttgcacatttttggcaTCTTTTGATTTGCCTAATAACAGCGTTTCACTAATACAGATTTTGATATTTTTAAGTATAGCAAGTTGCTATTTTAGCACATTTTGTATTTACTTGGCTGtataaaaaaaacttttgcagATTTGTCCCATCTGAGAGAACGAAATGTGGAAGATTTATCGGGAGGAGAATTGCAGAGATTTGCTTGTGCTGTGGTTTGCATCCAAAAGGCTGATATGTATGTAGCACTTGTTTTTTGTTAGAGATGTCTGTAACACTCCTGCTGTTAAGAACATTTTCCCTCTGGCTAGTATGAACTGATCTCTCTTCCTATGACTGAGTTGTtgagtgggggggcgggggttgtGTCTTCTCTTTTTATTTAACAATGTTTGTGTTTGTAGTTcactctgctgcttttaattttcaCCCACTGTGCAATACAGTCCAGAAATTCAAACATTCAGAATTAATTAGACCTTAATTTTATCATTTCTAAAATACGTTTCACCTTGGGTCACCAAAAACCTGATGTCATTAGAAATGAGTTGTCCTTGTTGGGTGTAGAAGACATCTGATTTGTACTGGCCTTAGGATAAACTCCAGTGATGTATAAGGGCTGGAAGAAGTCCGTaatagggaggggggaattggtaGGTTTTAGCACAgagctttttatgttttatttttatagctGTTGGTAATAACAAATGATTCCTTAATGGAAGTCCTCCTATTTATGTTTCCATCCAGCCATGCACTCCAGAATACTAGTAACTGTAAGGGTTCAAGCAAGCTAATTcacttctcccccactcccaggtCATTCCGCCCCACCCTTCAATAGACACTCAACCTTCTCTGATTCCAGAagactactgagcatgctcagtcctcattgagctATTTAggagtttgtttttgctttaaaatattttgtacttttactttctttttagTTAATCTGAGCATGCTGATAATCCCTCTTATTTCTCATTGGCTCCTTTTTGGCCCAGTTCTATTGACACTCAGCCTACTTCAGTTCATTATTAGAGGGAATTATGTAATTTAGTGAAGAGAATATATGATTTGATGAATTTTAagcctgtttttctttccttgcaATAGCTTCATGTTTGATGAGCCCTCCAGCTACCTAGACGTTAAGCAGCGTCTGAAGGCTGCCATTACTATTCGATCTCTAATAAACCCAGACAGGTAAGTACTGTATAAATCTGGCTTTTGTAATTGAATTTGTAACTATTAGTTCAGTTAAAACGGAAGTAATATTTTCCACCTCTAATAGTGGTTTACTTCTATTTCAAGTCTCATGTTTAGATCCATTTGTAGTACTGTTCTGTCCTGATTAATATAAGGTTTTGTGATTTGAACTGGGACAAATATTAGTATGCCTCATCTTAAGCACCTGTTTTATGGATTCACTGCCTAAGGATTATACTATTAGTTTTTTAGCTTCAATTTAGAAGCAGTAGGACTTGACATTGTTTGCTCCTGTGAGATttcatcacttaaaaaaaaatcctaaaaaaattgAAGTTATCTTTAAAGTCACCATGAGAACTTTATCTGCTTTCTTATATATTTCGTAAAGGTTATCTAACTTTAATTCTAATCTCAATCATGTGTGCTGTTACATCTACTAATTTACAAAGAAATTATTGGGTGAAGTAAATGAGTTTGCTCAAACTGATGTTctggaaaaataactgatagaATTTGCAGTACTTATACACAGTTAAATGGTACCACATATTGACAATTATACTATGCATGTGATCAGTAATAGAAAACTCTAACGTTGCTTTTGTTCATCATATTTTTCCTTGAATAATCTGAAAATCTCTAAACTGAGCCCTTTACTGTAAAATAACAGACTTCTGACATTTGTTTTCCAGGTACATCATTGTTGTAGAGCATGACCTGAGTGTGCTAGATTACCTTTCTGACTTTATCTGCTGCTTATATGGTGTGCCTAGTGCTTATGGTGTCGTCACTATGCCTTTCAGTGTAAGAGAAGGTAACTATTATTAAATCTACTTTCTCTCCCGTCTTCTTTCTATCCATGCTGTAAATAACTTgacatcacacacacatgcacattcatTTGTATTCTATTTATTTGCATCTTCATATTTTTCCTCTTAATACCACAAAGGTAATATGATTTGTGCATTTCCAGATGAAGAGCTTGCTACGGAGTAGCGTGGAATGGAGCTGACCCATACTCTTTGATAGTCTCTCATTCTGCTCTATTATCGTCAATTATCTTCCTACAATCTTATGATTGGTTTGGTACTCTTACTAATGAAAGCGTCTCTTCTTACAGGCATAAATATTTTCCTGGATGGCTATGTTCCAACAGAAAACTTAAGATTCCGAGATGCGTCTTTAGTTTTCAAAGTGGCAGAGACAGCCAATGAAGAAGAAGTTAAGAAGATGTGCATGTATAAATATCCTGGAAtgagaaaaaagatgggagaGTTTGAGCTGTCAATCGTAGCTGGAGAGTTCACTGACTCTGAGATAATGGTGATGCTGGGAGAAAATGGTGAGTATCTTTCAGTTTGGAAAAATCAGTGCTGTCAGTTTTGCAGGATTTAATGAAAAGGCTGTGTCAAGAGTTTGTGAGAGGATAGTGCTTGCTTCTGATCATGGTCATTAAAGTTGGGGTATATCCATGGACTTCCTGAATTCCCATTAATGATAGATTGGAGGACTTACAAGAAAACTACAGGAGTTGGGTTTTAGCAGCTTCCTGGCCTCATCCAAACCAATAGCAATTGCGTAGATTGAAAGACAGCATTCCCAAAGGAAAGGAGATAGTAAGGAGGCAGGcgcggcggggaggggggtggggcgCGGCCTGCGCTCCCAGGGGCAGCGCCGAGCACAGACCATCCCCCACCACGCCACCAGCGGGGCTGACACGCATGAGCTCTCCCCCCAGAGTGCcttgttgtgaaccgcccggagagctttggctattgggcggtatagaaatgaaataaataaataaatagtaatgaaCTTGATTAAAATACAAGTGAGGTAGTTTCTTACAGTGAATCAAAATGTAATTTTACAGCTCCTTATTCCATATTACTTTGTTAACTTCAATACTGCAAGATAATCCTGCAATGCATGTGTAACTGTTGCTGAAGCTGTTTATATGGGTAGGGtgctggttttatttcttttattgttgcgtAGCTTTGTTCTGTATTTAATTGAGTTTTTAATCCATTTCTTTGGAATGATTGTTTTAACTGAGTTTATTTAAATCTTGGTTTTTATTTACGGCAAGCCATTTTGTTTAGTGGAAAAGCAgggttcaaatcaaatcaataaataacatcTGCATCAGTCATGCGCGGACTCTCAGATGATCTCTAAAGTGGTGGCAGAACATGAAAcagaggggtgggggttgaggCATGTGTGGGGTCCCGGCCATTTAGGGCTCTAAAGGTCAAGCATCCAACACCTTGATTTGGGCCTGGAAGAGAATTGAGAACTTTTGCATCTGAAACTCTGTGACCTGCCTCTGTCActtggcagccagccagccactttCCACTCCAGTTGAGGTTTCTTGTCTTTCAAGCACATGACCACTGAAGCTGCAACCCTGTGGGAGTAAaacccactgaagtcagtggaacttatttctgagtaaacatgattgCCCTGTAAGGGTACTATAGCAGTTTGTAACATACATGCAAGTAAAAACAACACTGAAGTTGCTTTTTACAAATGGGCTTTATCAGCACTTCTGCTCTTTTAGTACGGAATTATTTAAGTGTGACCAGTATCTTCTTTGAAGTTAATGTAGAGGCTCTGATGTCTTTAAGATCCCCATAAAAAAGTACTATTCTCCCAAAGTTAGTGTTGTTATATGCAAATgtctttgttgttgcttttaaataaaattatgtttttAGCAAGATGtttgatattttttattttatcttttaggAACTGGCAAGACAACTTTCATTCGCATGCTTGCAGGGAGACTTACACCTGATGATAAAAGTAATGTTtgtgtattaattttaaatagtttaaaaccttgatttcatttttattgttcaTAACTACATTCAGTCTGTCTCTTACAGGTGAAGTACCAGTTCTGAATGTTAGTTATAAGCCGCAGAAGATCAGTCCTAAGTCTACAGTTAGTATTGCTTCTTTGTTTCACTTGTACACTTTTTGGGCGTTAGTAATGGAAAAGGCATAAGAGCATTTAGAGATACTTTGGGATAAGTGTGAATTTCTTATTTGTACAGGGAAGTGTACgtcagctacttcacgaaaagaTTCGAGATGCCTATACTCATCCCCAGTTTGTGACTGATGTGATGAAGCCTCTGCAGATTGAGAATATTATTGATCAAGAGGTATTTATTATCCATGTGATACCGTGTTTGGTTTTGCTGGGTCTTCACTAAAACACCAAATGAACTTCTAAAATGTTGCTTCTATCAGGTCCAAACATTGTCTGGTGGTGAGTTGCAGCGGGTTGCTCTTGCTCTCTGTCTCGGCAAGCCTGCTGATGTCTACCTGATTGATGAACCTTCTGCATACCTGGACTCAGAACAACGTCTAATGGCAGCTAGAGTTGTCAAACGGTAAGCTGGGTActggatgggggaagggggggtgcaTTTGATCCAGTTCagaggacacactaagccagtggttaagcattttgagctaaatattatggcttagcatttgtgtgaaccatgacttagcatgtcattgaaccacggtggctacataaccacagtttaaacacactcactaaccgtttgttgcaaaagggttcgcggcctaatcatggcttagcatgttgtctgaacaggcccttttttCAAAGGCTTCACTGGTATCTGAAGGTAGCTTAAATTAGTCCTTTTATTTTTTGGCAAATGCTTAATAACACCtctttttatttcagtttcattCTCCATGCTAAAAAAACAGCCTTTGTGGTAGAGCATGACTTCATCATGGCTACCTACCTAGCAGATCGTGTCATTGTCTTTGATGGAATTCCATCCAGATGCACAGTGGCAAACAGGTAATGATTTATATCAATCATTCTCAAACTATTGTGGAATGAACTGCTTCTGCATTCTGGTCTTGCTAGTTGGGGAATGAACCACGATTTTTGGTTTCCTGATGATGCCTTGCCATTGTGTGGAATTGTCATGAACCAGTCAGAGTAAGGCCAGTGATTCCTGGCCTCACTCTGGAATCTTGTCACAATCGAGACTAATGGTAAGTTCTCAGTTCTTAGCATTGCAGCTCAGCACAAGTTGAAATACAGAAATAAGACTGTAATAATACAGTGTTAATTTAAGAATCGTATTAGATGAACCAGCGTATTCATAGGCTTGGGGCTTGGAGAGGGAGGGGACCACAGAGGGTGACCAACCCTCCATGGGCCGAACTAGACTGCATGCCTCCCCTGATATATACACTCTTGGAAAGGAAAGGTTTTGAAAGCAAATCTTCAAAGATGGAAGGGAATAATGCTAATAAGGGGGCTGATTTTAAAGAGGCCAAGATAAATACCAACTACATTGTGAACTTAACAAAATAGGAGGGAATAAATGACAACAAAGGACTACTTCTTAACAGAAATACAAGTCTGGGAAATAAAGGCTACACTCTAGCTGTCTGCTCCCCAAGACATTGCAGACTTTACAAGGCAATTGAATAACAGTACTGCACTGACTTCAGTGCTTCACCACAGAGAAAAAGCCCTTCTTTTGAAGAAGCCCACGTGGGTGCTCAtttcaggatcttttctcgatttCATTTGAAAACACCCAGTTTCTCTTAGGAGCTGCTAGAAGTAAATAATCCATTTTAAAAGCTTCTTTGCTGGTTGCTCATCTGTAACTTCCTTCTTTGTATAACTATTATTTAACTTAAAGATAGCAACGTAGTATAGGTATAGATAGGCAAACCCACCCAACGCAGAAGATACAGACGTTTTCCCCCTGAGCGTTTCTAGAAAATGGCTTGAAACCTGGTGTATTCCAAATGCTTCCCTGCGAATCTTCCTCGCAGCTGCCTTGTCATCTTTCCACCTGCTTTGGGACCCCCCTTCTTTCCCCAAATTTTAGCTTTCCACAGCAGTGACAAAGGATGCCACGGTGGTCATTGGGCACGATTCGGGATAATGCTTGGTTTCTTTCTAggtatttatatacagcttttcAGGTAAAACTCACAAAGCAGTTGCCATAAAAAATATTGTTGAGGCAGTACTTATTAGTCTCAGAAAGTTGCTATTTGATAACTAGGAAATTGTAAAATGGCTTTCATTTAATTACAAGACGTTTGTTATATTCAGGAAGGTAATACTTATTTCTAACTTCTTTACAGTCCTCAGACTCTTTTGGCTGGCATGAATAAGTTTTTGTCTCAGCTTGAAATTACTTTCAGAAGAGATCCTAACAATTACAGACCAAGAATAAACAAACTCAATTCAATCAAGGTAAGAATATTAAGCATGACAAGTACTAAACTTTTTTTAATACTCCTTTCCCTGTCTGAAAAGTAACTGTGGAGTTCTCTTTAAACAGTTTCATGTAAAGGAAGGTTAgtaatggtgttgttgttgttttccaggaTGTGGAACAGAAGAAAAGTGGAAACTACTTTTTCTTGGATGATTAAAAGAAAAGTTGGTCAtcagtttataaaaatgaaaacttTGTTATATGAAATGCAATCAGGTTTTAAAATGCCGCACTCATTCCAGAGGTTAAAATAGAATGTTACTGTCAGGTAACACCTACTGCCCAGTAGAAATGTCAGAGTACCACTTTTTGTGCCTGACAAGGCCATCTTTTGGATGTAATATTTCAGAACAGAGACAGCTGAATTTAACAAACCAAGAGACTATGTGGTTTTTCAGAGTGGGGATATTTTGGTTCAAATGTAACTTATTAATGTACCAAATGCTGACACGTTTCCAATTCTAAGTCTTTCAGTTGTTTTCTGTacaagatggtttacaaaaatgtcAAGACATAgacattactattttaaaagatTCTGTCTCTCTGTAAATGAGGGTTTCTCAAATAAATACCCATCTAAATCTACAGCTGCTGTTTTTTACTATCAGTGAGACAAATGATTAAGCTTCAAACATGTATAGTCTTTTCTTGAGGAGCAAGATTACTGGTGAGTTCTTAGTCCTGTCTCACTAGTCCTAAGGCTGATGCTTATTGTGAATGAATTAGAGGCTTCTATAACTATTGAATATATTaaacccagcctttcccaacctggtgtcctcaagATAGTTTGCTTATGGGTTAAGCTGACACTCATTGGGACAAAATTGTCTTTATTGACAAATCTTCCTTGCTTGTTTCTCTCACCTGGAGAGACCCTTTTGTCTGTGTGGAACTTCATCCATCATAATTTAAAGTCCTCTAGAAACCTGGCTGTCCTCTCCCAAGTCCAGATTATAATTCACAGGGAGCCCACAGTTCATCTCCCTCCACTGGAGAAGCTATTAGTTCACTCATCTCACTCTGCAACCTTCCTGTTTTTAAATAGACAGTTGTCCATAATAGTGCAAAGGATCTGCATAAAGTAGGACCAAAATTAACTGCCATCTTCCTGTTAGCATGGAAACGTGTAAACCATCCTGGATTTACACACAACATTAAATCATAGACTAGTGCTATGTGCATTACCAAAAGGAGCTTGTGCAAAGCCCAAGACTGAAGTGATCTCTTCTCAACTATGGCTGGGAAGAATAAACTAGCATGATTTAATTTTACCCAATTCCAGGTTTGTTAGGTGTGGACCAAGAATCATTATTTAGGACAAAGGGCCAAGTTTGCATGATAACCCAGAACCCACTGTGTCTATTTAACCAACCAACATTTGCTTAACCGTGCCAGCAACCCAACCTCTcaggattcagatgtcacagcaaCTGCCTGCCACACCTGCAATATTCACAAAGGCCACCAGCATGCACTGCAGCGGTTGTTCATAACAGGTCAACTTCTAGTCAACTGCTAAATAACCCAGTGTTTGTAGTTGGCTTATTTAGCAATTGACAAATTCATCTTAAATCACAGTTCCTGGcttgcatgtaatgagaagccaagAAGTATATACTACCAAATGCTACTGTTCTATTCCTCCTAATCATGTTGGATAGGGGGGCTTTCCTGGGTTCCTTTCTACATGTGCATTACATGCAAACTCTCCTGTACTACCCCAACTGAGGTTAACTAAAGTATATATTTGCATTATTGCATCTTTGAAGCTAGTGGACTGTGGGTATTTGAATATCACTCCAAAGAATTTTCACTGCATAGGCTATTTCCCAAAAGTGATGTCCTTATCTTCACATCTGCCACCTCATGTTATAAACAAAATATCCTGGCCTTCACAGATCAGgggttttattattgcatttatatcccaccttttttcctctaaggaacccaaggcagtgtacataattctcctctccattttatcctcacaacaacgctgtgagtctgtgactggccccaagtcacccagtgggttttcatagctgagtggggactagaaccctgatctcctgactcccagtccaacactttagccactacaccacaggtaGTAAAGAGTAATTTTCCGTATTTAGTTTACCTCCTAATCCTAAAAAGCTCTTCGACATGTTCATGAACATAATTTAAATGCAGAAGTACAAGTGCTGTACAAGTTCTGCATGTAAGGAACTAGCTCACTGAACACTACCAGTTCTTTTAAGAACTGTCTAACTGtttgatattttgtttttaaggcaGCCAGATCTGTATAGAGCAGTTCCATATGAAGCTCATCATTTTCAATTATTGCTGCTAAGGCATTTTCCCTTAGGCTTCACCTTCCTCACAAGCATGGGCTAAATATGTCCAAAATATTCTCAAAGACCTGGGCTGCATAAAATTAATTAAGATACTGTGCTTACACTTGGAGGAATATTGAGACATATGCAGTGCTTATCAAGATAAGGCATTAATAAAATAAGGTGAGATCTACACACCAAAATATTTTAGGAAGACATGTCCAAACATTAATTGGACTATTACAGTACTGCTGTAACTACAAATTTACTCATTAATAGTCCCACACGCAACCTGTTTCTCCTAGGTGATTTGTAAGCTTCTACATTCATACTGCTATTGTGAATTGGGTATTTTTATACTGCGCTCCTACATTATAAGGATGTGTTTTGAAAGCTAGATTGAGTTTAGGAGTTACTGATGGAGAAGTTCCTCAAAAGTGCAAGTAGAGAGGATCACATGTTTGATACACAATCCCATTTAAGATGCCCTACTGTTGCTTCATCAAATAAACACAGATTAATCACTATAGTCTTAAGGCTTTCCTCCAACTTATCTGGGACAGACATTAGAGAATCCAGGAAAGTAGATTCATTTAACTAGCTGTAAGTCAGCTTCATATTCCAGAACTTGATTACCAGAATTAACACACTGAAGTAGATGCACAAAGCCAGTCACACACCCATATCACAGCAATATGTATCAGAAAGGGCAAACATTTTTAATTATATAGCATGCATTTGAAAAGAATTCATAGTCCGACTCAATGGTCTTGATCAAAAAAAGGTTATACAATCTCTTTGACATGAATAAAAAGTAACCATCACCTTTTACAGTGAAATATACAGACAAATATACACAGATCAGTTTTACAGAGCAAAACAAATGGAGTGCACATTGCAGTGTTGTGCGAGGCAGAAGAAAGCATCCAGATTGAGTGTAAAAGTAAGTCAgaaatctctctcagcttttaaaaacagcaatataacCAGTTTCAACagtgcaaagaaaaagaaatgcaatgaGTTCAACCTAagccttgcttttaaaaacaaaacaaatgcaacagCTCTATTACATGCATCTCTCCCGTTTAGGAATTTGTCAGTGCAAAAGTATCTTAAAAGTTGTATTGTAACAGATGAAAAACTATTCTGGAAATGCATAGCATCTACTTTTGTCTTATATACATAGTTGGCATAGGCATCATAACAGTCCTACCAGTGTTAAGACTGCTTGGAAGAATTCACCACTGAACTGAACCTCCTACGTACTTTACACACAGGTATCTTTGATTGCTTTGACTAATTCAAGAAATGctttataaatataaaattaaaaaatatacccCTATGAATAAAACACTATAACCCATCTATAAGACACAAGGCTAGACAACTGCCGTATGTGGCATTTTCATTGAAGTAAGACACACAACCTCACACATTCAAGTTTTCACAAATTTTGAGATGAAAGGCCTTTGGATTGGAAGCACATCAAAAACAACAGGAAGCTGAGGCTATGCCAGGGGTTGAGAACCAGAGGCCGCCCACCTGTTGGGACTACATTTCCAATTCTGCTGGGGACTT
This genomic stretch from Elgaria multicarinata webbii isolate HBS135686 ecotype San Diego chromosome 10, rElgMul1.1.pri, whole genome shotgun sequence harbors:
- the ABCE1 gene encoding ATP-binding cassette sub-family E member 1; the encoded protein is MADKLTRIAIVNHDKCKPKKCRQECKKSCPVVRMGKLCIEVTSLCKIAWISETLCIGCGICIKKCPFGALSIVNLPSNLEKETTHRYCANAFKLHRLPIPRPGEVLGLVGTNGIGKSTALKILAGKQKPNLGKYDDPPDWQEILTYFRGSELQNYFTKILEDDLKAIIKPQYVDQIPKAAKGTVGTILDRKDETGTQTIVCQQLDLSHLRERNVEDLSGGELQRFACAVVCIQKADIFMFDEPSSYLDVKQRLKAAITIRSLINPDRYIIVVEHDLSVLDYLSDFICCLYGVPSAYGVVTMPFSVREGINIFLDGYVPTENLRFRDASLVFKVAETANEEEVKKMCMYKYPGMRKKMGEFELSIVAGEFTDSEIMVMLGENGTGKTTFIRMLAGRLTPDDKSEVPVLNVSYKPQKISPKSTGSVRQLLHEKIRDAYTHPQFVTDVMKPLQIENIIDQEVQTLSGGELQRVALALCLGKPADVYLIDEPSAYLDSEQRLMAARVVKRFILHAKKTAFVVEHDFIMATYLADRVIVFDGIPSRCTVANSPQTLLAGMNKFLSQLEITFRRDPNNYRPRINKLNSIKDVEQKKSGNYFFLDD